A genomic segment from Aegilops tauschii subsp. strangulata cultivar AL8/78 chromosome 1, Aet v6.0, whole genome shotgun sequence encodes:
- the LOC109738196 gene encoding zinc finger CCCH domain-containing protein 4 → MAEGEEEAARPRPTRVVEALRGRIVQAVKENRVTIIVGGTGCGKSSMIPQFLLEENLEPIMCTLPRRFAVVALAQMVAQSRNWELGEEVGYHIGHSNMTNLISTRSKIVFKTAGVVLEQMRHKGFAALQYKVIILDEIHERSVESDLVLAYVKQFMMTTNDSRLVLMSATIDSTQYVEYFKDIGKVELITIPSSSCSNFQRKVQYLEQIVDILKMDSETESPRTKYCPGLDCKAEAYLSPDVYQLINKLLLHIHESERDTEKGILVFLPTYYALEQQWDVLSGCSIFKIHILHRSIDTDEALETMKASKSCRKVILATNMAESSVTIPGVAYVIDSCRSLQVYWNPVRRINSVKLVWISKSQAEQRKGRTGRTCDGQIFRLVTEPFYNTFPDHESPAILSLSIREQALMICCAESRAMNDPTVLLQKILNPPESAVIKDALETLVQIDAVQPALSGGYQPSFYGYLLNSLPLSFRASVLTLKFGEMGYLHEGILIGIMLDIQPLPILQPFGDQAMRKKIRDNYFDEGSSQQIGKKEATLIGNLRAFQFWQYMFKDKFRLECLINIAKNEESNASGPLILKNEEDWCRFHNLVPKALNNISEIYDDIMSTLHRFRPPFLQKISPPKYLQTSEFHHACRDPELPEPEHMPLFSLEADNSHLDSQWRCASHPYISATDFAATDIVNDLKKAIKEMKIQLADEQVGGNAQPAFGGEKWVEYVDNTFDILADDPKPACKFFLTLKGCIKGSSCSFPHDCDSLISSSVASEINPEELPWRADIGWTKLLTRGENGHILVVNDKNLKFSHELRKIVARTPDLHSAEHNSVANNLSIVLNVADPSHLTIGGEHELPVPWTKLQRIILLDDYGSGEAINHQLLQKFFEYIAFKILPETLSGLQVILIMNNTKFIKMQVERMARECFFFLGESFLLNGVPLGWFPCIRQQDGRVAGPVAYVFNMHPPSSRRFCNTRELSAKSSAETS, encoded by the exons ATGgcggagggggaagaggaggcggcGCGGCCGCGGCCGACGCGCGTCGTGGAGGCTCTGCGCGGCAGGATCGTCCAGGCGGTGAAGGAGAACCGCGTCACGATCATCGTCGGGGGCACCGGATGCG GAAAGAGCTCCATGATTCCCCAATTCCTCCTAGAGGAAAATCTGGAGCCCATTATGTGCACACTGCCTAGGAGGTTTGCGGTGGTGGCCCTTGCTCAAATGGTGGCTCAGTCTCGCAATTGGGAGCTAGGAGAAGAGGTTGGATATCATATAGGCCACTCGAATATGACCAATCTCATCTCGACAAG GTCAAAAATTGTCTTCAAAACAGCTGGTGTTGTGTTGGAGCAAATGCGTCATAAGGGCTTTGCTGCATTGCAATATAAGGTTATCATTCTTGATGAAATTCATGAAAGGTCTGTGGAATCTGATCTTGTCCTTGCTTATGTCAAGCAGTTTATGATGACGACGAATGactcaag GCTAGTTTTAATGTCTGCTACCATTGATAGCACACAATATGTTGAGTACTTTAAAGATATTGGAAAGGTTGAACTGATTACCATCCCGAGCAGTTCATGCTCTAACTTCCAGAGAAAAGTCCAATATCTTGAGCAG ATTGTTGATATTCTGAAGATGGATTCTGAAACTGAATCACCCCGGACGAAGTATTGCCCTGGACTAGATTGCAAGGCAGAAGCTTATCTTAGTCCTGACGTGTATCAACTTATCAACAAGTTATTGTTGCACATACATGAAAGTGAACGAGACACTGAAAAGGGTATTTTGGTTTTTCTTCCAACATACTATGCATTGGAGCAGCAATGGGATGTGTTGTCTGGTTGTTCAATTTTCAAGATACATATTCTTCATCGCAGCATTGACACTGATGAAGCTCTTGAAACTATGAAGGCCTCAAAGTCTTGCCGAAAG GTTATACTGGCGACAAACATGGCTGAATCGTCTGTCACTATTCCAGGAGTTGCTTATGTTATTGATTCCTGCAGATCATTGCAAGTCTACTGGAATCCAGTCAGGAGAATTAACTCAGTTAAGCTTGTATGGATTTCCAAGTCCCAG GCTGAGCAGCGGAAAGGCAGGACAGGCCGGACCTGTGATGGTCAAATTTTTCGCTTGGTAACAGAGCCATTTTACAACACCTTTCCTGATCATGAAAGCCCTGCCATTTTAAGTTTATCCATAAGAGAGCAAGCACTCATGATATGTTGTGCAGAGTCCAGAGCTATGAATGATCCCACCG TCCTGCTGCAAAAAATTCTCAATCCACCAGAGTCTGCTGTTATTAAAGATGCACTAGAGACTCTTGTTCAAATTGATGCGGTTCAGCCAGCTTTGAGTGGAGGGTATCAGCCCAGTTTTTATGGCTATTTGCTCAATAGTTTGCCGTTATCGTTCCGTGCTTCTGTTCTTACCCTGAAATTTGGTGAGATGGGGTATCTCCATGAAGGAATCCTGATAGGCATTATGTTGGACATTCAACCACTTCCTATACTGCAACCTTTTGGTGATCAAGCAATG CGCAAGAAGATTAGAGACAATTACTTTGATGAGGGTAGCTCTCAACAAATTGGCAAGAAGGAAGCTACACTCATCGGAAATCTTCGGGCATTTCAATTTTGGCAGTATATGTTTAAG GATAAGTTTCGTCTGGAGTGCCTGATAAATATAGCCAAGAACGAAGAATCAAATGCATCTGGGCCCTTGATCTTGAAAAATGAAGAAGACTGGTGTAGATTTCACAATCTGGTGCCGAAAGCACTTAACAACATCTCTGAAATCT ATGATGATATTATGAGCACACTGCACCGCTTTAGGCCTCCTTTTCTTCAGAAAATCAGTCCTCCAAAGTACCTTCAGACCTCTGAATTCCACCATGCATGTCGTGACCCTGAATTGCCGGAGCCAGAGCATATGCCTTTATTCTCGTTGGAAGCTGATAATTCTCATTTAGATTCACAGTGGAGGTGTGCTTCACACCCTTATATTTCCGCAACTGATTTTGCAGCCACTGACATTGTTAATGACCTGAAGAAGGCTATCAAAGAG ATGAAGATACAACTTGCAGATGAACAAGTTGGTGGTAATGCCCAACCAGCCTTTGGAGGTGAGAAGTGGGTGGAGTATGTTGACAACACTTTTGACATTTTGGCTGATGACCCCAAACCAGCATGCAAGTTCTTCCTCACATTAAAG GGTTGTATAAAGGGCAGCTCTTGTTCATTTCCACATGATTGTGACTCTTTGATCTCTTCATCAGTTGCATCTGAAATAAACCCAGAAGAACTACCCTGGCGTGCTGACATAGGTTGGACAAAGTTGCTGACTAGAGGTGAAAATGGTCACATTCTTGTCGTGAATGACAAAAATCTGAAGTTTTCTCATGAACTTCGTAAGATAGTTGCCCGTACACCTGATCTGCATTCGGCTGAGCATAATTCAGTTGCAAACAACCTCAGCATAGTCCTGAATGTCGCTGATCCTTCTCATCTAACTATTGGAGGTGAACATGAACTGCCAGTTCCTTGGACGAAATTACAGCGAATTATTTTGTTAGATGATTATGGTTCTGGTGAAGCAATCAACCACCAACTATTGCAGAAGTTCTTTGAGTATATTGCCTTCAAGATCTTGCCGGAAACATTATCTGGTTTGCAGGTCATCTTGATCATGAATAACACAAAATTTATTAAGATGCAG GTGGAAAGAATGGCAAGAGAGTGTTTCTTCTTTCTGGGTGAATCATTCCTATTGAATGGAGTGCCTCTTGGATGGTTTCCGTGCATCCGTCAACAAGATGGGCGAGTAGCAGGACCAGTTGCTTACGTTTTCAACATGCATCCTCCATCCTCACGGCGATTTTGCAACACAAGAGAATTGAGCGCCAAGTCCTCTGCAGAGACTAGTTAG